TTCgtttattcttcttcctatcttgAGCAGAGTGACCCGGTTCCAATGATCCAGTGTCCAtgaggaaagagatcaatcgatttAACAAGGGTCCTTCATCAAGATTCGAAAACAAGACATCAAGGTATGTGAGGACAGCCACCGAACTTCCATCGTGGTTCGAACACTCTAATACCGTAGGGTACAACACATTATCCAGGAAAGACGACTGGATAGCGTCAAGCGTGGCTTCTGATATAGCACTTCCTAGCATGTGAGTGGTCGATATCTCATGTGAATCCTGATCGCTATGAGGTTGCCGTATGATGGAAGTACACCGATATATGATATCTTGCAAGAAACCGAACAACTTGAGAATGAGATCCAGCTGATCCTGGACTTCCTGatctgttgaagaaggtatctCCCTATCAGGCACATCGACCCCAGCACCAAGATACATCCCACCCGTACCCGAAGCTGAACCGCCTGATTCCCTCTCTTGTTCCGCCAATTCCGCTAAAGATGGTACATGTAATTTCGAGGGTAGCAGCGAATATATAGCTCCTAAGCCAGCAGCCATGACTTCCGCAAAATCACCATCCAGTATAAATTCACCTAAAGCATCTCTAGCATCTTGTAAAGGGTCGGAACCGTCCTTGTCCGACGGGTTTGGACTTCCACTGACTATTTCGCTAGGTGGGAGAAAAGCTATGTCGAATAGGAATAATAGACCGGCACGAGCTGGATCACCGATCTGACCTTCTCGATGGACGAAACGAAGTAAGTACGAAAACAAGAGGAATTCGAAATGATGAGTGGCAGCTGTTTTGCTGGATGGCCCGGATATACCTGTGTGAGCGGAGGGTGCAGGGGACAAGGCTCTTTCGAGAGGTGTCGGGACGCGAGAGAGATGAGGCTGCAGCCAGCCTTTATCGTGGAAGTAGATGAGGAGTAAGGGAGGGCTGAAATTATATCATCCTGACAAGTAAGATTATAACAGCATCACAACAGTTGTCCCAGAGCGTTGGACTCACTAAGCTACCATCCTAGAAGCCAGAGTACACATCAACCCTAccaaatcctcttctatatcatcattacTGCCCCTTCTCTCCATTTCAGGACTCATCCCAGCGGCGCCAAGAATTCTAGCTCCTCCATCTACCTTCTCTTCgggttcttcatctacacATGATCTCAGTAATCGTCTGAGAGGGCGATGGACAGCGTTGTGTACCAAGAATCGTTCCGACAGGGATACGATTAGATTGTTTATTGCTCGAAGTACCTCAGCTATACAAATGTTCCACTTCAGCTCCAGCTAATGGGGAAGTGGGATTGAATGTTGATAAAGTGATTTACCTTTGATTCCATGAGGTCTGTCGGGGTCACAGAGTCGTTCAAGTTGAGCTAAGAGGTCGTTTTTGAGGAAGTATTCTAGACATGCTCCTGTTGTACTATATCATGGACATTCTGGTGTCAGCTATACATCGAGATTAAGGTATAGAGAGCAGCTCACTCTTCGTCCGTCCTGTTGCTCTCATAGACTAAAGCATCTACTATATGTCTAAGCTGATTGGGCACTTGAGTTGATGATATTCCTCTGTGACATCAGACGTCTGTCAGTATGATCATGTCAAAGGAATGATTAATTCATAGGTACTATACATACCGTACTATCTGCCTCTCATCTGGATATTCTAGCGTTTCCTATTCCAGTCTAGCCATGAGCGTCTACATCCCATCTGTGTGATGCAAAGTACCCACCTTGATACCTTGCCAGGCTATATCAAACTCGCCAAAATCATCCGGCTGTTTGACCGCTTTAGCCTCTTTGGGGGGCTGTAATAGTCGAGTGAAGAAATTTGATACTTCCATTCTGGCCTTCAAGGCCGAAGTAGAAGAGTGTAGCTATACGCTTTGTCGTCTATTGTGTATAATCAAAGTATAAATCTATAGACgatgtgatgatgggatgtgggTGCACAAGCCAAAAGTCAAcgacaatgacaatgacaataGCCGAAACGAAGGACATCATCAACGCGTTTTGTTTTCTTGGTTCATGATCTATCCCTCTAATTATTACTATGATACAACCATGATGGACACCCCAAATGCCCTAGTATGCTCTCAGCAGCGACGACAAGAGGATTACATGACTGACCAGGAAGATCGATACCCATATACATCACCACTGGAAACTGTCacatccctcttctcttcctcctcttcggCATCCTCCTCGTCAAACACCAAATCCTCCATCAACGATTGGATACCTAAAGATCCCATTGTAGTAGGCATAGTCTCAGCGGCAGGAGCGACATGCCTTACACTAGGCTCGATAGCGGGATATAGGAGGTATTGGAGGAGGATACGGAATGCGAATAGTGTGACTACGGGGATGTTGGATCGGAGGACTTGGATAAGAGGTATCGTGACTAGGTGAGCTACATGGGTGTCAAAGAACGTTAGAATCTAGCTAACTGGTAGCTTGTCTGAAAATAGTGTAGGCGATGGTGGTGAGCTGTCTTACTCTTGTATTGCTCTCAGCATATGATTCGAAAAGGTAGCTCATATAACGTTGATATAATTGCAGATAATTTACGATTATATCATACACCCGGACCTTTCTTCAGATATCCTTTCAAGATCCGCTCTATTCCCAGTACCACTAAAGGTGAGCGTATTCATCTATCGCCTCCGCCTGATCTTGATAATGTGCTGAAACGACTGTGTATTGCAGAACTGAAAGACGAAACGATCCATATTCGAATAGCAGGGGTGGACGCACCCGAGAACGCCCATTTCGGACAACCCGCTCAGCCTCATGCTAAAGAATCGCTGGAGTGGTTGAGAGGCACCATACTGGgcaagaggatgaggtgTCAGCTACTAGCCAAGGACCAGTATAATAGGATCGTAGGTCTTAGTCTCGACAGATCTCCTTAATCATCGTTAGAGAGTCAGAAGAATTTTCTCAAAGATCCACTTGTCACATAGGTCGCCGTCCCATATATAAATCGCCTCTTATGGTTCGATAAACCCCTACCCCTCCTGATGCTAAAAGAAGGTATGGCAGTAGTGTATGAAGCTGGTGGAGCAGAGTATGGACCGTGGGGAATAGATAAAATGAAATCGATCGAAGCGAAGGCAAGGTAAGTTCTGTCCTATCATTTCTATACTGTGATTCAAGCTATCTTAGAAGCAGGCTAATACattgtatattgtatatacaaaATCTCACTAGATCATCGAAAAAGGGTCTATGGTCATTGAAGAAATTCGAACATCCTAGCGACTTCAAAGCTCGTATGAAGAGACCTGACGAAGTCAGAGTACCATCGACGAGTAACGCAAAATCGAGGAGTCTATTGGGGAGGATATGGGGATGGATTAGCGGTTGATGGGTGCCAAATGAGACTACTCCCGCATTTTCTTCTATCAGGTCAAGCTCGACCTGAAGAATACTCAATCCATCAAACgctattcatcatcatctagtGTATTGGCATCTAAACTTGATATCTCTCTGCCGATTCTTGACATGATCATATGAAATGTATTTCATACAAAGTATTATCTCACAAGGAAATCAAtcccaccttctttctgtcttgcgttcttcttctgagtATTCTCATAACCTATGTACAAGCCACAATGAAACCTATGAACATATACAAAACCATTAAGACATCAAATACGTACGACGGAAACGGAGAAATAGAATTCAGAAACATAAATCAAAGGCAGAGTCAGTCAAAAGAAATCTTAGAAATCTCTATGTATGGTTTTACCCATCACGAATCCATAATTCATCGTCTAGGCCAAGCCGAGCCTTGGTATTATCAATTTCCCAGCCCAGCATAAGGGTTGACCTGACTATATTGAGCGAACCCAAATCCTGCTCCTGCGCCTGCTcccgctcctcctccatGTTGAGAAGCTATTCCTGCTCCCAATACAGATGATTTACCAGACATGGATCCATTATTCGATGATCCATTCTGCCAACTATCATACATGTATTGCGGATGATGAGCGGGATATACACTCGAATGAGGCATCATCCCTCCTTGTCCTGGTGCTTGATGGAAGCCTGTCGGAGCAGGTACTTGGCTGTAGCTGTCAGAGCCCAGTCTGAGATATGGTCTGTAGGCCTAACCGAGTTGCGGTGGCGGTGCGAAAGGGTTAATCAATCCTTGTACTTGACTATGCGAAATCGGAACGTATTCGTTTCTGGGCGGTTGATAGTCTTCTCATTGGTTGGTACAGCATGAGCGCGGATTTGTGAGGTTGATTTTGGGATTTTCGCCCCTCCCATATCTTGAGATTCTGCGAATACAGGGGTATGATCGtgatcaacttcctctttctccaacttctcagcttcctcaACCAATTTTCCAAGATCAGGTTTGAAAAGAGGTACAGCAGGAGTTTCTAAGAGCGATACAGTAGTTCTGtaaggagattgaaaagCATCGATCGATTGGTTGACTTGTTAACCTGCAATTGCATGGTACGAGAACGACAATCCCGAAGCGACTTCCATTACAGTCGCGGCagttgatccatcttcgtcttcttcctcgccCGAAATGctggatgatggtgatgttgaagaagaagtgtCTAAAGCCACTCCCACACTTTCAGCAATATAATTGAGCATATCTGCAAATTCGTTGAGTCGATTTTCGGTGTTCTCTACTTTTTTGTTGGTAGTGGAGTCTTCCACAGGTTTGTAGAGAGCTAGCTCTCCATCGGTATGCAGTGCTTTGGCGAGATCGAGGAGCTTGAGGCCAACTGAAGTTGCTGGACTGACCGATTCAGCTTGCATGATTCGTAATAATCGAGTTGAGGAGGTCGTATTGCCAGACGAAGAGATAAGGTCTTCCAGATAACCTCGAGAAGTGATTGTTTCGATAGGAAGGTCGGAAGAGTGTTGGATACCGCTTGGTCTGAGtcaacaagatcagcaaCAGGTGGAAGAGCTGGGAAATCCTTGGCAGGGGCCGGCGGGAGGTCCTTCCCATTAGGCAAAGCTGGAATGAGTGGATGGGTCGACCGGCGTCTCAGATCGAGATTCGAGTGTTTTCTTCGAGCTTGAATCCAAATCTACCGGTGGAATTCTCGATTAAATCGTGGTGTTGATTGGAGCCAGCAGTCTTGACGTCTTCTCGTTGAATAAGACCATGTTCGGCCAAGAGATCGTCCTTGACTCCAGCTGATGACAACTTGAATACATGCTCGTCTTTCTGTTCCAATCTCGAAGACGGTTAGTCGAAGAGATCACATACATACTTAGACACTGAGCCCCAAGTGGGTGACGGGTCATTGTCCTTAGGAAGCGGAGGCACCGTTTCAGCTTTAACGGATTCGCGGGATGACCAAACCTGGATTTGAATGCGGTTCGAAAGCAGACCTTTTCTATAACATTCCCATCCTCCGTGACCATCCCACAAGGCAGTAATGAATATCTCATATAATAAGTCTGTATGGATCTTGTCGTTCAGAACCAATCATCGATTCTTCTGAGCAGAATCTCCTCCTATATAACTACCCAACATGGTTCGAGGTATATCAATAGTAAACAGCTCGGAGAATACCCACATTGTACTTGATTCTAATTTGATTCGGTACCGCCATCGAAACAGGTCCATAGTCCCTCATATGCGGATCAAGCACAATATCCATGATCCCCCACTTCTTGAAGACTTGTATCCCTCTCACAACGccttcatcaatcatcacgCTGTCCACATCGTTGAGCGGAGAGAGGGATGACCGTGAGAATGCATTTGGACCAGTCATTGAAAGGAGTTTGGCCACTATTCGGACGGACTtggagcagaagaagatcctTCGAGCAACTCGGATCGCAGCTTGAAGGGCTTGAGCCTCGTTTTGATCCTCCAAGAAGTCGGTCAATTGTCCTCTTCGGTCTCTGATGGGAAATCTTTTTTGCGGAAGGTAAGGAGAAGGACCAGGTGTCTGAGGTCTTGAAGGTTGAGACATGTTGGAGAGAGTACTGTGGATTAGAGGATGAGATTTATGCGGATGATATGAGAAGAGCGATTTGCGTCTGATCAGATCTCTGAACGGACGAGCATGAGAATGTGATTAGGCAGAAGGTAAGATCAGAAAATGaaattcaagttgattgaaTAATGCAGATATCTCGTTTGGTCGGTGGCGGTTGACGTTGATGCTCATCACGTGACCTCTATTCTACCCTGATCTCCGTTCCTGGACCGAGATTGAGTTGAGGCTGAGACTGACACCCCTCCCTATCATACCACTTCcgtcatctcatcatcgctcatctcatcaccttcatacatcttcctttcatACATCTATGCCCCTCTCATACATACGTATAATCAACTTACAAACATCATGCGAATCACCTCCCTCGCTCTACTCCCTCTCCTCGCTACAGCTGCCTCGGCAAACTTGGCGGCCGATGCTCTCGGCTGGGCAGGTGAACTCGTATCAGGAGGTGGCAAAGTATTCACCACCGTCAAGGCTGGGGACGTAAGGACTATGGATAGTTGGAGTTATGTTGATTGTGGTGGGTCAGGCTCATCTGACGCTCACCCAGATGATTTGTGTGACGAGAACTAACTGatgtatcttcttccttgtctGCTGTATCTGCCTTCCTTATCATGTTGCCCGATACCTTATCGCACGTGATCTACCTCCTCGCATCACTGGTTGATCGAATGGACAGGCCTCGCAACTGATGCAGTGTAAGCTCAATCGAACTCATGCTCTCCTGGCATTGCAAGCTTACTCTGCCGCTCTCATAGCCAACTCAAATCTATCCACGTTACTCCCGATCCACCTGTACCAGGAAAGAATCTCACTGTGGAAGTTGAAGCAGATGTGATCGAACCAATCAAGGTGAGATACGACTTATCTAAACTTTACAGTCACTTTCCTAGGATAATGACCCATACTGTCTTTATAGGAAGGTGCATATGCCGATGTTACTGTTAAGCTCGGTTTGATCAAGTTGTTGCAAAAGCAATTTGACGTTTGTGAGGAAGCGTGAGTTGTCTgtctcttttcctttcatTTCGGATGACAACCATTCGACAACTATCTTCAACTTGTCATACAAGCAATCAATCACCAATGATCTACATCCACAGAGATCAGACAAGCTAATCGAATGATACTCATTACAGTCGAAATGCCAACGCAACTGTTCAATGCCCAGTCTCACCAGGTCCATACAAGGTTAAACAAACCGTTGAATTACCCAAAGAGATTCCAAAGGGTACGTATCCTATATTTGACATGACACTATATAATCTTAGGTTCCATTCAGCTAGCTTAGCTCCAGTATGAATTTAGACAAAATGAGCTGACTGTGCACTCATTTCTTTTAGCTAAATTCTCAGTCCAAGTTAGAGGTTAtaccgatgaagatgaagatatggtcTGTCTCGATCTTTTCGTTGATTTCGTAAGTCCTTAGCTTTCACCTGCACTTTCTtgtcaaagctgatgtcAACTTTCACTACAACTAGATGAAAAGACCGGGTGGTGGGAACTAAATCATC
The nucleotide sequence above comes from Kwoniella europaea PYCC6329 chromosome 1, complete sequence. Encoded proteins:
- a CDS encoding phosphatidylglycerol/phosphatidylinositol transfer protein, which gives rise to MRITSLALLPLLATAASANLAADALGWAGELVSGGGKVFTTVKAGDVRTMDSWSYVDCGLATDAVQLKSIHVTPDPPVPGKNLTVEVEADVIEPIKEGAYADVTVKLGLIKLLQKQFDVCEEARNANATVQCPVSPGPYKVKQTVELPKEIPKAKFSVQVRGYTDEDEDMVCLDLFVDFMKRPGGGN